Genomic segment of Ammospiza nelsoni isolate bAmmNel1 chromosome 2, bAmmNel1.pri, whole genome shotgun sequence:
caaacaaaatgttttacCTGAAAAATTTCAGCAGAACATCTGTAACCTGAATTTGATCCATAGGAATTGAGGATGAAGTTTGGTTGTGTCTTCCTTTCACACTGACTGAACCTTCCACAATTAATGCAGTAAATCCTTAAGGAATTATGGcacaaacaaaatgttttacctgaaatatttcagcagaacATCTGTAACCTGAATTTGATCCATGGAAAAACGCAGCTCCTAATCCATAGGAATTGAGGATGAAgtttggtggtggttttttttcactctgaCTGAGCCTTCCACCCTTTATGcagtaaatatttaaagaattgTGGcacaaacaaaatgtttcacctgaaatatttcagcagaacTTCTGTAACCTGAATTTGATCCATGGAAAAACGCAGCTCCTAATCCATGGAAATTGAGAATGAATTTTGGTGATGTTTTCACACTGACTGAGCTTTCCAGCCTTTGTGTAGCAAATCTTTTAGGAATTAAGGCACAGACAAGATGTTtcatctgaaatatttcagcaggACATCTGTAACCTGAATTTAATCCATAGAAATTGAGGATGAagtttggtgttttcttttcaCACTGACTGAACCTTCCACCCTCCATGCAGTAAATCCTTAAGGAATGATGGcacaaacaaaatgttttacctgaaatatttcagcagaacATCTGTAACCTGAATTTGATCCATCCTGATGTTGTAGGAAACTCTTTCCATTCccttccttaaaaaaaccagCCCCACAGTGTGGTTGTATTCCCAATAAATGTGGAATTTCGTGTGGTGTTGAGAGCAACACAGATCAGGAATTGTTTGGGATGAGGAGGAGTGACATTCCCTGCCCAGACCTGCATGGAATACCTGCTTGGGCACACTCTTGTGGACATACAGTTCTGAAATTTGATCTTTTTTTGGTTTAAACTCGCCTTGCCATAGGTGGGTTGGGTTGTTTGGGTGACTTTTGGGGGAAAGTCTTTCTCCAGCCATCTCTTGAAGGTAAATTCTGTGTTAGACAATGAAGTTTGGTGTCACTGGAATGAAAAAAACCTAATAAACCAAATCACCCTCCAGCAGCCTATCAGAAGTAactaaaaggaagaaaatcccttgttttttgtctgtgtttggatattttttttaatctttcaatTTATTTGCTCAGTTTTGGCTTCTTCCCTCATGCAGCAGCTGTTGTTTGTGGTGGGGATGTCAGAAATGGTGCAGCACTGTTGAGCTGCTTCCCATATCCCAAAGAACTTGCTGTGATCAGTCAGTTTGAGCTGCACTTTAATGAggaatatttgctttattttatcattctttctctcctctgtggAGCTTTTCTTGGATAAAATATCATtacaatttaataatttaaatttcagcCAAACTTTGAGAGTCCTGCTCTCCTGAGGACAGAATTGTGACACTTCCTAAACCTCTGGGCAATTTAATTGAGCCTCTCTTTCTTGATTTGGGGATGAATTGTGGGTTCAGTCTCAGTTTAACCTTTAATCAGACACTGCTGGGTGGTTGTGCCGTGAACCACAAGTGAGGAACCCAAATTCCGGTGTGAGGGAGGAATTAAAgatcaaacaaaacaaaaacccaacaagttCCCTGTCCTGTAAGGAcactgaaaagcttttttttggAGATGAAGTGTAGGATTTTTGAGATAACCAAATTCTTACTGTTTTTCACCTGCTGGTTTATGGCTCCCATTTTAGGGGAGCAAACTGGAAACAAATTCACTCCCTTGCCTGATTTTAGTTCAGCTGTGTGGCTGAAGTTCCCCATGAAATATCCCAACAACTGGGAATTCAATcccacaatataaaaaaaatcaaagttagAGGGGCTGaagacaaaaatacaaaaatacatcaCACTGATAATCCCTTAACCAAAACAGGGTGAAAAATCACCCTTAAATGGATATATGAGGAACAACACTGCACAGAGGCAGAAGGGGGATGAAAAgttgggaaggagggaggaaatCTGAATTAaagctattttttccccttttttccttcccctttcctcccccctttttccccctttttccccttttcccctttttttcccttttccccctttcccccccattttcccccttccccccctttttcccccttttcccctttgtcccccttttccccctttttcccctttttttccttttgccccttttccccctctttcctccttttctcctttttccccctttttcccccttccccccctttccccccttttctccccttttttcccattttccccttttttcccttttccccctcttccccccttttcccctttcccccccttttccccctctttccccctttccccctctttcccccttttccccctttttccccctttcccccctttccccccttttcccctttgtcccccttttccccttttttcccctttttttcccttttgccccttttccccctctttcccccttttctacctttccccccctttccccccttttccccctttttccccccttttcccctttgtcccccttttccccttttttcccctttttatcctttttgccccttttccccccctttcccccttttctccctttccccccctttttcccccttccccccttcccccctttcccattttcccccttttccccttttttcccttttttcccttttctcccttcctccccccttttttccccttttcccccctttttcccccccctttttacCCCTgccccccccttttttcccctttttcccccctttctttcccctttttccatCCCTTCCCCAGTACACCCTGCGCTGTGACATGAGGCGTTCCCTGCTGGCAAAGGACCTGACCAAGACCTGTGAGTTCATTGTCCACTCCCTGGTGAGTGTGCTTTCTGTTCATTTTGcaattcattaattttttaaattgatttttttttttctccccacttcacttttagggggaaaaaaccccaaataaacccATGGAAATTGTGGCGGTGACACGAGGGATTACAGAGGTGTAGAttcagaatatcctgagttggaagaaaccccaaaaatcatcaaacccaactcctggccctgcacaggacaccccaaaatcccaccctgtgtcCAAAATATAGGAGTAAAGGAAATCTGCCCCAAAACAAATCCACCCCACAGAGCTGTTGCTTCTGATGAGAAACCCCCATCCCTCTCTCAAAGAACAAAGAGGAGTTGGATTTTCAGATGTTTTACAGTGCCCTGAGTTTATTCTCTTGTTCATCCTTGGAGTTCTGGGACAAGGGGGTGGTCACATAAATCTGATGTCATTTTTCCAAGCACTGCTTTGAATTATCCCAGCAGATCTGAGGAAAAGCTTCCAGGCTCCCCCAGTGCTGTAAATGGGAGTTGGGTGCTGAAAATCCTGATTTCTGTTCCTCAGGTGAAAATCCTGATTTCTGTTCCTCAGGTGAAAATCCTGATTTCTGTTCCTCAGGTGAAAATCCTGATTTCTGTTCCTCAGGTGAAAATCCCTGATTTCTGTTCCTCAGGTGAAAATCCCTGATTTCTGTTCTCCAGGTGAAAAACCCTGATTTCTGTTCTTTGGGTGAAAATCCTGATTTCTGTTCTCCAGGTGAAAAACCCTGATTTCTGTTCTCCAGGTGACAAATCctgatttctgttcttctgGTGAAAATCCTGATTTCTGTTCTTTGAGTGAAAATCCTGATTTCTGTTCCTCAGGTGAAAATCCTGATTTCTGTTCCTCGGGTGAAAATCCTGATTTCTGTTCCTCAGGTGAAAATCCTGATTTCTGTTCCTCAGGTGAAAATCCTGATTTCTGTTCCTCGGGTGAAAATCCTGATTTCTGTTCCTCAGGTGAAAATCCCTGATTTCTGTTCTCCAGGTGAAAAACCCTGATTTCTGTTCTTTGGGTGAAAATCCTGATTTCTGTTCTTTGGGTGAAAATCCTGATTTCTGTTCCTCAGGTGAAAATCCCTGATTTCTGTTCTCCAGGTGAAAAACCCTGATTTCTGTTCTTTGGGTGAAAATCCTGATTTCTGTTCCTCAGGTGAAAATCCTGATTTCTGTTCTTTGGGTGAAAATCCTGATTTCTGTTCCTCAGGTGAAAATCCTGATTTCTGTTCCTCAGGTGAAAATCctgatttctgttcttctgGTGAAAATCCTGATTTCTGTTCCTCAGGTGAAGAAAATCCTGATTTCTGTTCTCCAGGTGAAAATCCTGATTTCTGTTCCTCAGGTGAAAATCCCTGATTTCTGTTCTTTGGGTGAAAATCCTGATTTCTGTTCTTTGGGTGAAAATCCTGATTTCTGTTCTTTGAGTGAAAATCCTGATTTCTGTTCTTTGGGTGAAAATCCTGATTTCTGTTCCTCAGGTGAAAATCCTGATTTCTGTTCTTTGGGTGAAAATCCTGATTTCTGTTCCTCAGGTGAAAATCCCTGATTTCTGTTCTTTGGGTGAAAATCCTGATTTCTGTTCCTCAGGTGAAAATCCCTGATTTCTGTTCTTTGAGTGAAAATCCCTGATTTCTGTTCTTTGGGTGAAAATCCTGATTTCTGTTCTTTGGGTGAAAATCCTGATTTCTGTTCCTCAGGTGAAAATCCTGATTTCTGTTCTCCAGGTGAAAATCCTGATTTCTGTTCCTCAGGTGAAAATCCTGATTTCTGTTCTTTGGGTGAAAATCCCTGATTTCTGTTCTCCAGGTGCAAATCCCTGATTTCTGTTCCTCAGGTGAAAATCCTGATTTCTGTTCTTTGGGTGAAAATCCCTGATTTCTGTTCCTCAGGTGAAAATCCTGATTTCTGTTCTTTGAGTGAAAATCCTGATTTCTGTTCTTTGGGTGAAAATCCTGATTTCTGTTCCTCAGGTGAAAATCCTGATTTCTGTTCTTTGGGTGAAAATCCTGATTTCTGTTCTCCAGGTGACAAATCctgatttctgttcttctgGTGAAAATCCTGATTTCTGTTCCTCAGGTGAAAATCCTGATTTCTGTTCTTTGGGTGAAAATCCCTGATTTCTGTTCTTCAGGAGTTCTCATCCAGGTGGAAATCATGGAAAGATGGGGGAGAGACCTTCAGGCTGATGCAATCTCatccccaccccaaaccctgtcCCACATCCAGGTCCTGAGCTGTCCCAGAGACTCCGGCACCTCCCTGAGAGCTCACTGCAGTGCCTGACACCCCTGCAAGGGAAACCAGGGAAAACTTGGTCCTGATTTCTAATTCTAGAACTTCTAATTCTTGTTTCTAATCCTAATGCTCCTGGCAGGAGGTTGGACTCCCCGAAAATGCTTTGCTGGTTCTTGCAGAAGTTCCTGTGttggatttggggttggttGAATTGAGCTGTGCTGTCCAGACTGATGAAATGTCCCTTTTCCATCTCTGACTTGCTGGAACACCCTGCTTTTATCATTCCTTGGAACCCTTAACAGGACAGTAAAAACCAAAATCCTTTGTGTTACTCAGACTTGTGGTGGAAATGTTATTTTAGTTCTGAAGtaactttttaaaagatgtaGTTTGGTGTTACAAGCAAGTTTCCTGTTGGGaagatttcagtgttttctgcaATATCTGAAGCTGCATTTTGTTGGTCCATTATTACATTTCCAAGTGAGCCTCACTTGTCAGAGCAGTGACAAATCCCATCTCCTGCAGCGTTCCTGGGTTTGTTTCTTGTTCCCACTGCAGCACTTCTGAGCTCACCAGTCAGTAAATCATGGATCTCCCAGTCAGGGTGAATTAATGGGGACAATTCTCACTGTCAGTGCTCAGTGTTCCATTTCCCTCCAGCCTGTTCTGTGCCAGAATTTGTCATTTTGGGAAAATGCAGCCAATCTTTTGCTAACCTCCTCCATCTTGCAGCTGGGTTTGAATTCTTGAGCAGTGAGGGCAGATCCTCACTCAGAGTTCCAGATCAGCCCCTTGCTGCTGGAGAACAAGAATTTCTAAAGCAGATTTGAAGCAATGGACACAACTTCATTTAGAATCTCCCCTCCCCAAATGTAATAATGAAAGGAAACATTCCAAGGGACGTGTGCAATGAATTTATTTGTACTTAAAGAAATGGGAAATTGagctttttcccctctctgctccagaTGAGGAGGgtattcctgcttttccaggtgGTTTAGGGCAGCCAGCTGCTGTGGTTTTTAAtgttctctctctgttttgGGGATCAGATTTCAGTTTaacccttcccctccctgcagtcACAGAAAGGgaagctgctgcccagccctgtggacTTCACCATTACTCCTGAAACTCTGCAAAATGTCAAAGAGGTAAAAggattttcttcttattttattttaaatgtaaagtTTGTGTGTTTCTGAGTGAGACCAGAGGAGTGATTAAATTCTGCCTTGTAGATTGTTAGGCAGAttatcttgttttgtttttctattttctttttcacttttataAGCAATCAAGTGATTCTGCCTCATCTCTTGCACTGTGGTAACCAATTGAAGGTGGAATTTTGCTCAGGAGtggttaaatatttttattccttttctgaGTGAAAGATGGATGGGAGTGGAACGAAGGAAAACATTCTATACATGGACAGCCAAGAGCCtttaaaaatgtggattttgagccttgtttgtgcctttttttaCAGCCTGCTGTGGCTTTGGGAAGCCTCAAGGAGGGCAGGCttgggtgggatattgggaatgaggagttgttccctgggaggggctgggatggaattccacccctggatccctggcagtgcccaaggttggacactgggacagtgggaggggtgcccactccatccccagctcctggatGAATTCTAACAGCCAAGTTCTGTCAGTTCTTCCCAGGAAAGGCCCATCCATGGGTGggtggagcagcaggaaggacacATGTCAGGAGAGAATATTGTAGGAGAAATCCTGATACAGAGTGACAGAAATCAATTCAAGCTCCCTCAGGAGCTTCTGAACTCTTGAACTCTCAACTTTGAAACCACTGGCTAATTCCCTACTtgttttaagatttattttttccttaatctGCTCTTTATTTTAccatctttttctctttcccccaaCCATTTCAGAGAGCCTCCCTGCCCAAGTTCCTGATCAGAGGGCACCTGAACTCCACCAACTGTGTGATCACGCAGCCGCTGACgggggagctgcaggtggaGAGCGCCGAGGCGGCCGTGAGGAGCATCGAGCTGCAGCTCGTGCGTGTGGAGACGTGCGGTGAGCCCGGGGCCGCCACGGCCTCCCCTGCGCGGGGAATGTGACGCTGGCCCGACACTTGGTGTCAGTTGGAAATGAGGGGCGCTCGGGTAAAGATGGGGGAGCGGGAATAGCAGGTCTGGACTAgggaagaaagtaaaaataaaattgtggtgtttgtgagggtccccaggatgaggatggagatgagaatctgactccatgttctcagaagactgatttattattatattatattacgtCCTATTACGTCCTATTATGTCCTATTACATCATATCATATTACATTAcgttacattatattacattatattacattacattctATTACATtctattacattatattatattatcattacattatattacattatattacattatattacattatattattatattatattatattatattatattacattacattacattacattacattacattacattctattacattatattatattatattacattacattacattacattacattgcattacattatattattatattatattatattacattacattatattacattatattacattatattatattacattctATTACATTCTATTACATTACATTCTATTACATTCTATTATATCATataaaagaatgctatactaaaactatattaaggaaagagaaaggatacagacagaaggtttaacaagaatgatcgtgaaaaactcgtgactgactcctcagtctgacacagctgatggtgaagtcagaagggatggagcagcctcCACCCTAAACCCTCCCTCTTGCTTTCTATCTATTCCTGTATTCTAAACCCTGaaactctgagtttcccaccctgtgatatcCCACACTTCTGTTCAAACTCCACACCTTTAATCTCATTTTATTACtgaattttggaagcttctccagggcctcaggtcagtgcagtgttctcctgggggtcagtgccCAACATCCTCAGTACCCAGGGTTCCAGCATCTCTCCCCTGTGAattttggctgctgctctctctcagCTCTCCCATTTCCCTTGTCCAGGGTGTGCTGAGGGCTATGCCAGGGATGCCACGGAGATCCAGAACATCCAGATCGCCGACGGCGACGTCTGCAGGggcctccccatccccatccacATGGTGTTCCCCAGGCTCTTCACCTGCCCCACCCTGGAGACCACCAACTTCAAAGTGGGTGAGTGGGGAGTTGTCCTGGGACAGGAGTGGCCACATTCATTCCTTTCCACGGGCAGTGAGGGATaaatccagcagagctgcaggaggagcccaggaCATCCCCGAGCCTGAgtcctgctgcatttcccacACAAACTGCTGTGCAGCCACTCCTAACAAAATTCCAGGAGGGGCAGTGGAATGCAGGTCATGTGTTTAAACACTTGAGGAATAGTCCAAGAATAAAATTCCCTCCTTTCCTCACCACTGAGAACCTCCCTTTCCAtttattctcctttttgtttccttctctcttACTGAAAGCCCTGCAAGCAGCAAGGTTGGTGAGGGTGTGATTCTCTTACCTACACCACGTGCTCCTCCCTGCTGATTGTTGtcaaaatcagtatttttattaacaaaatcagtatttttatcAACAAACCCAGGATTTTCCTCACTTGTTCAAATAAGTACTGCAAGAATCCACTGGGCTGCTTTGTATTTCTTGCCTCCATCCTGCTGCAATCTGTTGGCACGGAATCTGTGTGCAGTGGTTTCccccaaaataataataatattttttcgCCATTTTAAGCTCTTCACTAGCTATTTACAATgagaatttaaatttatttagatttctgcttctcttcacTTATTAACTCTGCCTGGCTTTTTGGTCTGTCTCTATTTAGGATTGATTGTTGATCTGATACTGATTTTTGGCTTTGAAGGACacaaagaacagatttttttctggaatttttgCTCCCCAGTTTGCAGGCCTGTTGTATTCCAGTATTTAATTTCCCAAGGCTGTTATGTGCTGGAATCAGGCAACGGGTCTGTCCTGGAATTCTCCCATTCCATGCTTTAAACACCATCTTGGTGGAGGTGTCTTCCCCAAAACATTTTATTCTTTGATACCTGAATCCTCTTTTCCAGAGGAACGTTTGCCATAATTTATCAGCAATAAAACAATCCAAAGGAATCCCAAAGATTACAACAAAGCAGGATTTTCTAGGAGTGGTCCAAGGGCTGGGATGCCTGGGTGAGGTTCTGATGGAATGTTTCAGGAGCTCCTGACCCATCCTGCTGCTAGGATTGAGCTTTCCTGTGGAGTTGAAGCAGGATTGCTGCTAGAATTCAGCTTTCCTGTGGAATTAAAGCAGAGTTGCTGCTAAGATTGAGCTTTCCTTTGGAACTGAAGCAGGATTGTTCCCAGGATTCACCTTTCCTGTGGAATTCAAGCAGGATTGCTGCTGGGATTCAGCTTTTCTATGGAGTTCAAGTAGGAGTGTTCCTAGGATTGAGCTTTCCTGTGGAATTGAAGCAGGATTGCTGCTGGGATTGAGCTTTCCTGTGCAGTTGAAGCAGGATTGTTCCTAGCACTCAGCTTTCCTGTGGAATTCAAGTAGGAATTCAGCTTCCTGTGGGGTTGAAGCAGGATTGCTGCTAGCATTCAGTTTTGGGTAGAATTGAGGCCGGATTGTTCCTAAGGTTCAGCTTCTTGTGGAATTGAACTTTTCTATGGAACTGAAGCAGGATTGTTCCCAGGATTCAGTTTCCTGTGGAATTCAAGTAGGAGTGTTCCTAGGATTGAGCTTTCCTGTGGAATTCAAGCAGGATTGCTGCTGGGATTGAGCTTTCCTGTGGAATTGAAATAGGATTGCTGCTGGGATTGAGCTTTCCTGTGGAATTGAAGCAGGATTGTTCCTAGGATTCACCTTTCCTGTGGAACTGAAGCAGGAttgctgctgggtttgtttcCTGTGCAGTTGAAGCAGGAttgctgctgggtttgtttcCTGTGGAATTCAAGCAGGATTGCTGCTGGGATTCAGTTTC
This window contains:
- the VPS26C gene encoding vacuolar protein sorting-associated protein 26C isoform X2, translating into MEGSVNLQLSAKNVGVFEAFCNTAKPIQIISSTIEMVKPGKLPSGKTEIPFEFPLQMKGNKVLYETYHGVFVNIQYTLRCDMRRSLLAKDLTKTCEFIVHSLSQKGKLLPSPVDFTITPETLQNVKERASLPKFLIRGHLNSTNCVITQPLTGELQVESAEAAVRSIELQLVRVETCGCAEGYARDATEIQNIQIADGDVCRGLPIPIHMVFPRLFTCPTLETTNFKVEFEVNIVVLLHDDHLITENFPLKLCRM
- the VPS26C gene encoding vacuolar protein sorting-associated protein 26C isoform X1, with the protein product MGTTLDVRVKRAGKVYRDGEILSGVVVITSKDTVQHQGISLTMEGSVNLQLSAKNVGVFEAFCNTAKPIQIISSTIEMVKPGKLPSGKTEIPFEFPLQMKGNKVLYETYHGVFVNIQYTLRCDMRRSLLAKDLTKTCEFIVHSLSQKGKLLPSPVDFTITPETLQNVKERASLPKFLIRGHLNSTNCVITQPLTGELQVESAEAAVRSIELQLVRVETCGCAEGYARDATEIQNIQIADGDVCRGLPIPIHMVFPRLFTCPTLETTNFKVEFEVNIVVLLHDDHLITENFPLKLCRM